Part of the Haloprofundus halobius genome is shown below.
ACCTTGAGTAAGTCCGATCGGGGGGTTAGAGAAGCCGTTTCCTCTAACTCAGATAGTGAACCACCGTCCGTATCCCACCACTCGTTGTGCCATTCAGCGTCTGCGATGAAATCAGAACCGTCAGATGGATCTGTCATACAGGAACTTGACCCCGGGATAGTATAAATATGTAGCATCCTGATGAGGCAAATTTCAGTTTTAGCGTAGCACCAACGTTCTTGTAGGTGGGCTGTGAGGGGCCTCAATATGATATGTCCCCGTTTGACTAGATTCGTTTTCGGCTTACCTTGCAAATCACCATCAGGCGCTCAGCCAAGGGGAATCTGGGCCGGCCACCGATTCATCGAGGAACAACAGGTGAACGCGTGGGGCGGTAACTGTGTCTGAGGTCCAGCACTTCGATGGGACACTCCTTACTGTTCCATTTGGCACCGGAGAGCTCAGGTCAACAGTAATTCAGCAATATCAGGTGTTGCTCAAGTCATATAATCCAGAAGATATCCTTGTCATCACTGGCTCTCCGACGAGCATGAAGACGTTTCGGGAGGAACTCAAAGACACAGTACCTGGATCAGCTGTCCCACGAGTAACGTCCTTGGTCGTGCAAGCGACCGATATTGTGAACCAGACCGATGACCGGGCGATTCTCTCAGACGCAATGCGTCGCGAGCTCGTCCATCGGTTCCTCGAAGATCAAGAGTGGGACAGCGAGCATTTCCAGCGTGCAGCCAAGCAACCCTCCTTTCTGAGCGATATTGCCCAGCTCATGGAAACTGCCACATGGCAGGATATCTCCTTCGAGAAGACGTCCGAGCTAATCGAAGTCGCAGAGCTCGTTGAGGAATTCCACGACTGGCTCGACGAACACGACCACCTCGAACGCGGCCAACTAATCACTGAGGCGAATGCTGCGCTGTCGGAGACCGAGAAACGAGATGACGTAGTCGATGTGGAGGCGATCCTCGCCGTCGAGTTCGAGGAGTTCCTACCGCTCGACCGTCGTTATCTCGCTACCGTAGCGGATGGGCTGGAACTGGTATGTGTAGCAGAAGAGAACGCAAGTGTTCGGCGTACATGGATCGAGCCGGGACCAATTACTGACTACGTCTCATTTTCGAGGACAGAGTCTACCGCTAGGACAGCGCCCCCATCTCGACCGGCGGCGACAGGCGCATATCTAGCGAATGAAATCGTTCACGAAGATCCTGAGGCGGGAGAGGTGAACGTCATCCCGACAGAAACCGCCGACGAACAGATTAGGAAAGTCGCCGATGAAATCGAGCGGCTTCGAGATCGAGAGAACTGGGATTACGAGGATTTCGCCGTCGCACTGAAGCAGAGCGGTTCTGCAGTAATCGAGACGCTTCGTGCCTTCCAGCAGACAGGGATTCCGACAGAGTCCTCGACTGTCACGGGGTTCGGCGATGACCCCGCTATTCGAGAGCTACTGCAAGTCGTTCGTTATCTGGCGGCCGATGATGACGGTGCTCGAACAGAGCTGCTGGAAGCCTCGGTCTTAGACGAATCGATTCTGGCCTCTATCGAGCAGATGGAGGGCCTCTCGAGTCCGCTCCGACGGTGGGCGACCGAGTCAAATATGAAGGTTCGAATTGCTGAGGAGACGTCTCCACTGAACGTTCGTGCTCAATTTGGGAACGTTCAGCGGGCGTTCGCGATGGCAGAGTTCGTAGAAGACACGTCGTTCATTGAAACGACCTGGAAGTCATTCGCGACGATGCTTGAACGGGCCCACGAGTATGCCCCTCAACAGAACCAAACAAGTTCGACCGAACTTGACGGAGGTGTCCGAGTCGATCACTTACAGGCGATTAAAAACGGGTCCTTCCGAGTAGTCTTCTTGCTGGACATCGTCGACGAAGAGTATCCTGGATTTCCTTCCCTGACTCGGTTGTTTCCCCAGGAACGCCTCTCTGAGATGCCGGACTATCCGGGCGTAACACAGGTCGGGGCAGAAGATGTCACTGACACCTTCCCAACCTCCTCGACTGCGTCAAGCCGCTCGTTCCGACGATACCATGCAGAGCATGCACGGCGGCGGCTCGCCATCGGAGCAACTGCTGCTGGCGACCGGCTGTACTTCTGTCTGTACAATCACAAAGACACCGCACTGGAAGAGCGTGCTCAGCCGTCGCGGTTTCTCACGGACGCGTACCGGCAGTTGCCGTGGGTGAAAGAAGCGACAGAATCAGAAATCAGGAGCGAGCGAAGAGCGGAAGAATATCTGCTCTCTCGGGTCGACAACGCCCTTGCAGACGTCCGTCGCTCTCACAGCCAGGATGTGACGGTCTCTCTCGACGAGGTCGAAGCTGAGCTTTCGGAGATTCAGCACCTCCTCAGTGAAAGCGGGAGCCGTGGCGAGCAGCTTCGGGATGCGCTGCAAGCACGTATCGAGTTCGCCGCTGGAGGGGTTCGACGTGACTGACGTTACCTTCCTCTCACCGTCGCGCCTCGCGACCTACGCGGACTGCCAGCGGAAGTTCGATTATGAGTACGTACAGAAGGTCAACGCCCCAGAGAAGACACGGTTGTACCTGAACCAGGGGCGGGCCTATCACGGAACGATCGAGGTAGTCTGCGAAGCAACTAGCCCAGAAGATGACGCCCAGATCATCTACGATCGGGCAGTAGAGGCATTCCCTGAGCAATGGAGAGAACATATCTCTCCGGACGAGTACGCATCAAACGCTCACCAGGAATACCAGCGCCTCGAAAATCTAGAGGCAATCAAGACCTTCTTTGACCCTGATGGTGGCCACGGCATCGATCACGCTCGTCAATCCGTTGCGACGGAGAAGTGGCTCGATTGCGTCGAGAACGGCCTCGGATTGCGCGGGAGAGCCGATAATATTCTTCGGACGGACGAAGGGATCCACGTCATCGATTACAAGCGGAAGCTCAGGGACGTAATTACGTCCAATACTGCTAGCGTCCTTGAGGACCACCTAGACGGAACGGATCACGACCCGAAGAGAGTCAAGAACGTATTCCAGGCGGCCACATACATCGAGGGCGTCAAACAATCTGATCTCTACGAGGACGGGATGAAGATTCGATTCAGTTTCTACGGTCTCCTGAATCACACGTCGTTCGAAAGTACACCAGACGGATATGAAATCTCTGTACGAGGCTATCCACGCGATACCACGGACATCTACGAAGAGTATCATGACACGATATGGAATCTCCTACAACGTGCACACGAAGGGATCACGAGCGGCTCTCACAACCCAGATCCGTTCCCACTCATTCACGATGAGGCCTGTCCCGACTGCAAGTACCGAGAGATGTGCACAGAATCTCTCGCAGAGGGGGTGAAGCGATGAGCGACGACATGCCTGATTGGCTCCCAACCATCGAAGACGATAAGGATCCGAAGCCACAGCAGCGGACGATCATCGAGTCGGAGCGGTATCCCATGCGGGTCCTCGCAGGTGCGGGGACCGGAAAGACGTTCACGATGGTCCGGAAAATCGAGAACCTCATTGACGAACACGGAGTTTCTCCGGATCGGATTCTCGCGTTGACCTTCACCAACAACGCCGCTGATTCGATGCGTGAGAAACTCAACGCAAAACTCGGACCCGCAGGGTATGACGTCGACGCGTATACGTACCACTCTATCTGCAACGAGATACTGACGGACTATGCCTATGATGCGGGATTAGATCCAGACTTCGAGATCGCAACGGATGCTGAAAAGTACGTCATCGTGCTCGATGTCCTCGACGAAATCGACTACCGTGCCGTCAAACCCAACGTCTACGGCCCAGATTCATACGTGAGCGGCGTCGCATCGAAACTCCTCTCCTTTATCGGGTCGATGAAGCGAAGTGGGATTTCGCCCGCAGAGATCGAGGAGTATCTCGGGTCACCGGAACAAGTCTATGAGCTCGATGCTGTGCCAGACCGTGTTGAGGAGATTGCAAGTGACCATCTTGGAGGTCGTTCAGTTTCGACCGTTCTCGACGGCATCCCGGATACACGAGCCGACCTCGTCGCAGAACGGGATACCCTCCGCGATGAAGGATTAGAGGCAAGCATCAAAGACTTTCTCGACCGACTCGTTGACCTCTGTGACGCACTCGAAATAGCGTTTGAGGAGCATGAGGCTGGTGAGCGGTCGCTTCCCGAGGATGCACACAAGCTGCCGAAATATCTCCTTGGAGGGTACAGTAGTGCTCCGAGCGGGATACCAAACGACCTGAAGCTCGAACTGACAGACTACCTCCGAAACGCTCTCGACGAGTGCAAAACTGCCCTGGATTTGAACACAGGGTATGAGGCATACGAGCGAGAGCTCGACCGTCGAAATCTGCTCGACTTCGATGGTCTCGTGGTCAAGACAGTAGAGCTGCTCGAGACTGACGTCGGAGAGGGTCTGGGCGACCGATGGGACTACGTTTTCTGTGACGAGTTCCAGGACACTGATCGTCTCCAGTTCGACCTCATTACGTCCCTTGTCTCAGAGGATCGCCTATTTGTCGTGGGCGATGACGACCAAGCAATCTACGAATGGCGCGGCGCGAACGTCGCGAACATCACTGACGAACTCGACGACGTCTTCGGGCCCGATCTGGAAGACGAACCGCTAGAACAGAACTTCCGGTCACGTCAGCCTATTCTCGACCTCGCGAATGAAGCACTAGAGCGGTTAGCGGATCGGCGGAGTACCAAAACGCTCACGCGTGTCGACGAACCCGATTTCGACGGAGACACGGTCGCGGTCGTTGAGGAAGCCGACGACGAAGACGACCGAGCTGAACAGTTGGTGACTGTCACCCGAAATCTTCTGAGTGGCGATGCAGAAGCACTAGGCCGGGCATACGATCCAGGGGAGATAGCACTCCTCGTTCGGAATAATGACCACGCAACCCCAATTCTCGAAGGGTTCGACGAGGCAGGAATACCCTATCAGGTTGCGGGAGACCTCTCCACGGAATCAATCGGGGTCGGCACCGTCGTTGCTTATCTAAAGGCGCTGGCTCGTCCCGAAGAAGACGACGTAAGCTGGAACCGGATACTGACGATGCGTTACCGTCTCACCGATGCTGATCTGCGTCGTGTCAATAGCCACGATGACGGTACATATGCTGGGATATGCAACCAACCCCTCGAAGTATTCGATGAGCCCGACCGTATTCAGGAAGTACGAGAACACATTTCTCGCCTTCTCAAACTACGTGAAACAGCCTCCCTCAGCCACCTTTACCGGGAACTCAAACGCCTAACCAACATCGACTGGTACCTCAGTGAGCAAGAGCGTCGTGACCTGGCGCAGCTGGACGAGATTATCGACCAGTATGGAAACGACGCTGTACAGCCCCCACTCACGCCGCAATTCATCGATTCGCTGCAGCATTATGACTCGCTCCTCGAGGAGAGCGGGTCGGCACCGACAAGTCAGCCAGAACTGGCCGACGACGCGGTCAACGTCATGACCATTCACAAGAGTAAGGGACTCGACTTTCCCGTGGTTCTGATGCCCCGGTTGACCGCTGACGAGTGGGAACCAGGGTCACGAACCTACGATACATTCGAGTCAGCACTGTCTGAAGGTCCAGAATCAGTGTTCGACAAAGATCTCGTCGCTCAAGATGCCAACGAGGCCCGCAGAATACTTCACGTGGGGATCACTCGTGCCGAAGAGATACTCGTACTCCACGGAAGCAGAGAGGAAAACGACACAGACGACGAAAGGCCCGTACACGATGCTGTCGAGAGCATCCTTCCAGAATCCGTTCCCTGGCGGCCAAGTAACGGTCACCTCCCGATCTGGCGCGATTTACAGGAGTGTCTTCCATCGAACCATGCTGATTGGACAGCCTCTCTCGCGAGCACAGTAGTTGGGGACGTCTCTGGACAAGTGACGTACGGCTCTGAGAACCTCTCAGCATCAGACGGACGAGACCGCGTGATCACATTCGGAAACAAGCTCATAGAAGGCTCAATAGAGAGAGAACCTGAGAACCGACGATTTTCAATTGATGCCCTGACTGGGCCAATGACCCCAAACCCGGCACTCCAGCACAGTTATACCTCACTTGAGGCCTACGAGGAGTGCCCCCGACAGCACTTCCTGGACTACGTCGTCAACGGGTTCTCCGACTACCGTGAGAACGGCTATGGCGGAGACGGTATCTCACAGCGGATAGTCGGGCTTCTGTTTCACGATACCGCAGAAATCGCTGCGAAGGAACAGGCAGCAGAGCGAGCAGAATGGTACGCTATTTGTGAGCGGCTGGCCGGACAACGGCGTGCCACGGATGAATTACCGGTCGCGAAGGAATGCATCGACCGGTATTTCGACCTCGATCTAAGCGGCTGGGAAATCGTCGATGCTGAACGAGAGTTCCAGCTAGAAGTGGATGGCCACGAACTCGTCGGGTTTATCGACGCCGTCTATCGGACCCCGGACGGTGAGTTGGTCGTCATCGACTACAAAGCCACCGAGCGTCACCGAAACATTGACGAGAACAAGCAGCTGCCACTGTACCTGCTCGCCTGTCGTGACCTCTACGAGGAACCGATTACCCGCGCGGGATACGCCTATGTCGGCGATATCGGTCCAAAAGTCGAGGCCCGTTCGTTCGATGAGGGTGAACTAGATTCAGTACGAGCAGCGGTGTCGACGACGATGGATCGAATCACAGAGACATCGTTCAGCGGGTACGAGACTGGGGAGCACTGTCGGTGGTGCCAGCACAGTTCCCTTCCCTGCGGGGACGAGTGGCGTCAAGAAGACGGAGGCCGCTAGTAGGTCATCGGGAATGACGGTTGACCGGTCGACCGCTCATCGTCAGCTATCGCGAACAAGGGATGGATGTCTGCGAGCGTATAGGTTTCGAGACACGCATACAGGTTCGAGGCTCGATTGACCTCTCCTGCTGCGCTAGCCGTTAGCCACGCCTCGCCGAAGTACGGAACGTCGCTGTTGAATACGGTGGGATCCGCAAGATCGTCGGATGGTGGGTCGCGGTCTTCCTCTCGCATGATCTCCCACTGGCTCTCGCGCCACGTCTGCGGTTCAAGTCCAGTTTCGTAATCCGTCCAGAACGTCTTCGGTGCGGGTGATCCAACATGTTCAGCCATATCCTCGAGTGAACCTTCCCCTAGCACCCGATTCTTTGCCGACGAGAGGTCGGCATGGTAGTATGACTCGAGTGCTGTACGTACATTCTCTGCTCGTCCAGGCTCACCGATTTCCGCAGCGGCCCGTTCCGCACGACCCACCAAGACTGGGAGGTCGAACCACGCGCCCCCGAAGGTGATGAGAACATCGACATCCCTCGCATCGAGCCAGTTCACAACCGCCTCAATAGCGTCGAGTTCCGCAGAAGCCGTCTCGTCTTCACGGAAGAGGACCTCAGCCTCAATCTCCTCGCTCGGACTACCTCGGTATCCAACGCCGGTACAGAGTAGTTCCTGATGGTCTGGGTTCGGTGGTTCGAGTTCTCGCTCGGAAACAGTCGTAATCGTCTCGATGTCGAGTGCTGCAATGGCATCGGATGCACCGAGTCGACGAACGATATCCGTCGTCTCTGAGGACGGCATCTCTGGGCGGCCAGAGAGCTGGCGGACCTGCCGATCCCACTTTGCTTTGATACCGATGGTTCCCTGGTACACGTCAGGGTTGACGTCGTCGAATTCATACCAGGTGCCTTCTTCAAAGGAGTAGTCGACGAGATCGCAGTCGTTATCGTCGAAAACTGTGAGCTTCACGTGCGTCCCCAGCACATCTGAACAGTGTACAAGCTGCGCCCACCAGTCGTGGTCTGAGGTTCGTTCGACCTTGTCGATCCGCAACGGGACTGTAAGACCATACTCGCCATCTCGTTCCGCCGCGACGAGATCACTCGCGGTCAAGGTGTCTGCTGCCATAATAGTCCCACCAGACTAGAGATATAACTACTTTTTGATGACGATATTCTCATAATACTGTGTTTGAGATGGTTCTAGTCGGAAGACTTATTTCCTGACAGAGTATTGGTGGCCTCAAAGAGGATGGCATATGAACACACGAGTCGGCATCCATTCGACAAACGAGCCAAGATTACAGCTGGATGGATCGAACCTACAGATTGTCGTACGGAAAGTGGCCCTAACGAACCTCGGCCGGATTATATCTAAATGATGAAGGTCCAATTTCGAACCCAATGAAGTTCGACGTTCCTCTCGATACCAGAAGCAGTGATCACAGCCACGTCGAGATTTTCAAGAGCTGGCGGTCATTCTCTGACGTATTCGATGGCGCAAAACGAATGCGTGTCGTCACCTACTGTGACTCCCCCGAGTTTATTCTGGACCTCTTCGAGGACCTCGACGACTTGGAGTCCCTAGAGGTGGTCGTCGGGGACGTCTCCGACTACCGCGAGCGCCTCATCGACAAGCCCGACCTCGCAGATCGGCTTGAACAGCTTAGGAGTGAAGGCAAGCTCGTAATCTACCTCTGTGAGAACAAAGAAGTTCACTCCAAGCTGTATCTCATTGAGTACCACAGCTCTGTCTTAGAAGAAGAGGATGAGGACCAGATGACTCTTGGCGGAGAGGCTACGGTTGAAACCGACCCCGAGGACACCGATGACGGTACACCGGCGAAGGTCATCGTTGGCTCCCCGAATCTCTCTCGAAATGCATGGTCAAATCAGACGAACATGGGCGTCGTCTACGATACGAAGACGGACAGTGAGCTCTACGAGGAGTTTGAGGATCTTTATCGTGATCACCGGGACTCGTACAACAGTGGTGGACCCTTCTTGGAGGATCTCTCCGAACAACTCGAACTCTCGGACGATGACCGAGAAGAGGTGATTAAACTGTACACCGAAGGTCGTGTCGGTACACAAGACGAACTTGGAGAGGTTCACGGTCGTCTGGCGGACCATATTGATGCAGAAGTTGAAACGGTGGATCTTGCACTCGATGGAGGCACAGATACCGCCGCAGAGCAGGGATCAGAGGAACCAGAGCTCGATACAGAAGGCGAATCTGGCGAAAATGATCCAGATTTGGAAGATGCGCCGCAGGACCGCATCACCTTGTCTCTACGCGGGTACGAAGAGTCGACAGTTGATACATTGTCGCAGATGACCGACTTCGATGCGACAGTGTCGAATGATACGTTGACGACGACCCCAGATGCATTTCAGCGGTATGCGCAACAGGTGTTTGATGTCCCGACAATGCACCTGAACGAGTCCAAGGACGAACTCAAGTTCCACTATGACGGCACGGTCTATCGTGTTACACAGCCCCCGTCTAACCCAGAGCAGGTCGATCAGGCGCTCGCTGAGATTGAGGACTACTTTGCGACGGTGGACAACTATGGAAATTCCAACAACCCAACAGCGGTCAAAGCCCACATGTACGAAGCACTACTCTGGTTCTTCTGGGCCCCATTCGCCAATCGACAGGCCGCGTTCTACCGTGAGCACGGGATTAACCTTGACAAGGCTCTCCCGTACCTCTACGTCTTTGGCGAGTCAAACGGAGGAAAAGGGACATTCTGTCGATTTGCCCTGTCACTGATCAGTGGGAACCGTGTCGAAGCACCCGTCGACGCAGACGAAATTGGGAAGCGAAAAGTCCGGAATCTGCGTTCAGC
Proteins encoded:
- a CDS encoding DNA helicase UvrD, which produces MSEVQHFDGTLLTVPFGTGELRSTVIQQYQVLLKSYNPEDILVITGSPTSMKTFREELKDTVPGSAVPRVTSLVVQATDIVNQTDDRAILSDAMRRELVHRFLEDQEWDSEHFQRAAKQPSFLSDIAQLMETATWQDISFEKTSELIEVAELVEEFHDWLDEHDHLERGQLITEANAALSETEKRDDVVDVEAILAVEFEEFLPLDRRYLATVADGLELVCVAEENASVRRTWIEPGPITDYVSFSRTESTARTAPPSRPAATGAYLANEIVHEDPEAGEVNVIPTETADEQIRKVADEIERLRDRENWDYEDFAVALKQSGSAVIETLRAFQQTGIPTESSTVTGFGDDPAIRELLQVVRYLAADDDGARTELLEASVLDESILASIEQMEGLSSPLRRWATESNMKVRIAEETSPLNVRAQFGNVQRAFAMAEFVEDTSFIETTWKSFATMLERAHEYAPQQNQTSSTELDGGVRVDHLQAIKNGSFRVVFLLDIVDEEYPGFPSLTRLFPQERLSEMPDYPGVTQVGAEDVTDTFPTSSTASSRSFRRYHAEHARRRLAIGATAAGDRLYFCLYNHKDTALEERAQPSRFLTDAYRQLPWVKEATESEIRSERRAEEYLLSRVDNALADVRRSHSQDVTVSLDEVEAELSEIQHLLSESGSRGEQLRDALQARIEFAAGGVRRD
- a CDS encoding PD-(D/E)XK nuclease family protein is translated as MRCKHVSSSPLEGFDVTDVTFLSPSRLATYADCQRKFDYEYVQKVNAPEKTRLYLNQGRAYHGTIEVVCEATSPEDDAQIIYDRAVEAFPEQWREHISPDEYASNAHQEYQRLENLEAIKTFFDPDGGHGIDHARQSVATEKWLDCVENGLGLRGRADNILRTDEGIHVIDYKRKLRDVITSNTASVLEDHLDGTDHDPKRVKNVFQAATYIEGVKQSDLYEDGMKIRFSFYGLLNHTSFESTPDGYEISVRGYPRDTTDIYEEYHDTIWNLLQRAHEGITSGSHNPDPFPLIHDEACPDCKYREMCTESLAEGVKR
- a CDS encoding ATP-dependent helicase — protein: MSDDMPDWLPTIEDDKDPKPQQRTIIESERYPMRVLAGAGTGKTFTMVRKIENLIDEHGVSPDRILALTFTNNAADSMREKLNAKLGPAGYDVDAYTYHSICNEILTDYAYDAGLDPDFEIATDAEKYVIVLDVLDEIDYRAVKPNVYGPDSYVSGVASKLLSFIGSMKRSGISPAEIEEYLGSPEQVYELDAVPDRVEEIASDHLGGRSVSTVLDGIPDTRADLVAERDTLRDEGLEASIKDFLDRLVDLCDALEIAFEEHEAGERSLPEDAHKLPKYLLGGYSSAPSGIPNDLKLELTDYLRNALDECKTALDLNTGYEAYERELDRRNLLDFDGLVVKTVELLETDVGEGLGDRWDYVFCDEFQDTDRLQFDLITSLVSEDRLFVVGDDDQAIYEWRGANVANITDELDDVFGPDLEDEPLEQNFRSRQPILDLANEALERLADRRSTKTLTRVDEPDFDGDTVAVVEEADDEDDRAEQLVTVTRNLLSGDAEALGRAYDPGEIALLVRNNDHATPILEGFDEAGIPYQVAGDLSTESIGVGTVVAYLKALARPEEDDVSWNRILTMRYRLTDADLRRVNSHDDGTYAGICNQPLEVFDEPDRIQEVREHISRLLKLRETASLSHLYRELKRLTNIDWYLSEQERRDLAQLDEIIDQYGNDAVQPPLTPQFIDSLQHYDSLLEESGSAPTSQPELADDAVNVMTIHKSKGLDFPVVLMPRLTADEWEPGSRTYDTFESALSEGPESVFDKDLVAQDANEARRILHVGITRAEEILVLHGSREENDTDDERPVHDAVESILPESVPWRPSNGHLPIWRDLQECLPSNHADWTASLASTVVGDVSGQVTYGSENLSASDGRDRVITFGNKLIEGSIEREPENRRFSIDALTGPMTPNPALQHSYTSLEAYEECPRQHFLDYVVNGFSDYRENGYGGDGISQRIVGLLFHDTAEIAAKEQAAERAEWYAICERLAGQRRATDELPVAKECIDRYFDLDLSGWEIVDAEREFQLEVDGHELVGFIDAVYRTPDGELVVIDYKATERHRNIDENKQLPLYLLACRDLYEEPITRAGYAYVGDIGPKVEARSFDEGELDSVRAAVSTTMDRITETSFSGYETGEHCRWCQHSSLPCGDEWRQEDGGR
- a CDS encoding phospholipase D-like domain-containing protein, coding for MKFDVPLDTRSSDHSHVEIFKSWRSFSDVFDGAKRMRVVTYCDSPEFILDLFEDLDDLESLEVVVGDVSDYRERLIDKPDLADRLEQLRSEGKLVIYLCENKEVHSKLYLIEYHSSVLEEEDEDQMTLGGEATVETDPEDTDDGTPAKVIVGSPNLSRNAWSNQTNMGVVYDTKTDSELYEEFEDLYRDHRDSYNSGGPFLEDLSEQLELSDDDREEVIKLYTEGRVGTQDELGEVHGRLADHIDAEVETVDLALDGGTDTAAEQGSEEPELDTEGESGENDPDLEDAPQDRITLSLRGYEESTVDTLSQMTDFDATVSNDTLTTTPDAFQRYAQQVFDVPTMHLNESKDELKFHYDGTVYRVTQPPSNPEQVDQALAEIEDYFATVDNYGNSNNPTAVKAHMYEALLWFFWAPFANRQAAFYREHGINLDKALPYLYVFGESNGGKGTFCRFALSLISGNRVEAPVDADEIGKRKVRNLRSAHTSFPVVVDDITKQKVNSLDTLRNYWSGWTGETAYPMFAFISNDKRPGEWFRNRAKILRFDVNFMTSHQGEAEVNRLIDTENPIFQWFGYEYLNRDLELGTDSDALREVRAAMQDLYEYADRPLPDYFPTEPAEQAYDTGRERWRNLLDREDVEIAKDSDTLQVTFPESMNFELHEYKRDPPMTVRIEKRGLDLIIKTPDEFFDWLGETTTDDPREGFLSRARSLLKR